The nucleotide sequence AGGAATATGATCCTTTCTTCCGCCTGGGTCTTAAAGCCGGGGTAAATTTATCCAACATCCGGGGCAATGACCTCTCACTGGGCTCAGGTAGCACGGGCTTCGACTTCAAAAACAATGACAATCGTTCTACCGGGTTTGCCGGAGGTATTTTCATGCGGTTCGGACGCGAGTTCTACGTACAGCCCGAAATAATGCTCTCCCAAAAAGGAGGTAAATTCGACGTGTACAAGACCGGATTAACCAACGATGAGGGCGAGTTGGACGTGCGTTTCAGTAATCTGGACATTCCTGTATTGTTGGGTTATCGCATCGCCAAAATCTTCCGGATCAACGTGGGACCCGTAGCTTCATTCCGCTTATCGGATAGCGGAAAAATCAGCGATTCGTTCAATAAGTACACCGAAGGGAATACCGAAGCTACTTTTGATAATAACGTAGCGATTGGGTACCAGGCGGGTATTGGACTGGACTTCGGACGCCTAAGCCTGGATGTGCGCTATGAGGGCAATGTGAACGATGTTGTCAACATTAACTACAACAACGCCAGCACGGCCTCCAAATTCGGCAAAAAGAGCAACCTGTTCCAGGCTACCCTGGGTTTTGCTATTCTGTAAGACAGAAATTATTTGATTTTTGACAAACGGCGATCACGATACAGTGATCGCCGTTTCTTTTTTTGCTGTGAGCAAGTTTTTGGGAATAAATCAAGAATGCGCGTGACACTCCGTGATTTCTGCTAAGGTACCCGGGCATTTAAACACATTTATCCGATATTTGTCCAACCTGCCAAACAAGCATTAAGGTTATGACAACGATCAAAAAACTCATTTTTATAGGATGTATGGGCATCCTTAGCCAATGCGCTACCACTTCCCCTAGCCAAAGTCCCTCTATGGGAGGCGGCAACGCCCGGGTCGATGTCGAAGGATCGGCGGATACCGACAACAGCCTGCTGTCGAAGGGCTGTCCGCTGGATAAGTTGCAGTGGCTTTATGCAAGCCAACAGTTCGATAAGGCCAAACAAAATCAACTGGCCGAAAAAATCACCCAATCGGCCCAGGCCGATGCCGCCACTATGGATCGCCTGGTAGCCAACAAGAACACCAATCCGATGGCTGTTTCATCCGCGCTCAAGACGTATATTGAGCAAGCCTCCAAGTCACGCACCCCAGTAAGCGATGAGTTTTATCAACAATATGTCAACAGCCGTATGACCATGTGCGCGGTAATCGACGCGCTTCGCAGTGGCTCGATCAAACAGGAAGACAGCCCCAAGGTAGCGGGAAATACCTTCCGGGATGTTGCCAAATCGTTTGAGAAATTTAATAACTAAAACCTGTTGGATTCGTAATGAAAAATGTCTGGCTGATGCTTGGCTTTGTGGCCTTTGTTTTGGGAAGTTGTACTTCCTCAACCAATTCAGCATCCAATTCCACAGATACTACTATCACCCAATCGGTTACTGATCAGGATCGGTCTTTGCCTGACTCTGCCGACTACGCAGGTACCTACACAGGCGTACTTCCCTGCGCCGATTGTGAGGGTATACAAACTGAAATCACCCTGCACACGGACAAATCCTTCATAAAGAAGACGACCTACCTGGGAAAAAAGGAAAGCGCCGTTTTTGAAAAAAAAGGTACCTATGCCTGGGACGTATCAAGTCGCACGATTGAGCTGAAAGGCATTGAAGGCCCCAATCGATATACTGTGGGTGAGAATACCCTGACGCAGTTGGACATGTCGGGAAAAAAGGTGGAAGGATCTATGGCCAATCTCTACGTATTGAAAAAATAAGTGTACTATCTGCTTGCCCGAAATTTTGCCGCTCCACAAGCTATATTATGCATCAAAAACCGTGCGCTCAAAGCAACACAAAATCCTAAAATCGTACCGGGTACGTTGTTTGCAGTGGGATTTATTTTTACTATTGTGCCCCAAATCAGCCACCGCCTATGAAACAGAGCGCCGTAATGTCAACCGAGTCAAGAACTAAATTCCTCAATCGTAAAGACCTAATTGCTTATTTTCTGGTTGCCGGTACGGGTGCTATTGTCCAGTTGGTGTGCAGCAGTTTGATTCAGGACTGGTTTGATTTAACGCTAACTCAGTCGGTTTGGCCCTCTTATATTGTTTCGTTCGGAGTGGGCTTTGTACTTACCAAATTTTTTGCCTTTGACGCCCGCCGCACCAATCAAACCCGCCGTGAAATGGTGAAGTTTGTGATGGTTGCGATTTTCTCAGGCTTTGTGATGGATTTGGCCGTTCGATTTGCCGTATTCATTGCCAACTCCAATTTTGATCTGATCGAATATCAAATCCCGCATTCCAAGAAGATAGTTGATGTCACTGGATTGATTTGCTATGTGTTTGGCATGGGATGTAGCTTTATCAGCAACTATACCTTGCACAAAACCTTTACTTTTCAAAGTACCGGCTTTTACGACCGCCTGAAAACACTTATTAAATAGAGGGTCGGCTGCAGTATTTCGGATTTCTAAACACGCTCAAGAATTACAGCCGAAGCCCCTCCGCCGCCGTTACAGATGGCCGCCAATCCATACCTGCCTTGTTTGTGGCGCAATACATTTAGGAGGGTACCCATGATACGCGCACCTGATACACCCAGCGGATGTCCCAACGACACTGCTCCTCCAAAAAGATTAATTTGATCGGCACTTATCCCAAGTTCCTTCATATAGGCCAGCACAACGACTGAAAAGGCCTCGTTTACTTCAAAGTAATCCATATCACCCAGCGTCAATCCTGCTTTTTTAAGCACTTTACGCGTGGCGGCGATGGGCGTGGTAGTGAACCAGACAGGCTCCTGTTCAGCATCGGCACAAGCAACTATGCGGGCCAGTGGGGTCAGGTTCAGCTCTTTTACTTTGCTCCCGCTCGCCAGGATGAGCGCTACCCCACCGTCGTTGATGGTCGATGCATTGGCCGCCGTAACGGTACCCTCCGCCGAGAAAGCCGGACGCAGGGTAGGTATCTTGTCAAAATTCACCCGTTTGTATTCTTCGTCCTCCTGCATGATCAGAGTTTCGCCCTTACGCTGAGGTACCTCTACGGGCACGATTTCTTCTTTCAGATAGCCTTTCTCGGTAGCCTCGGCGCTGCGTCGGTATGAGCGGATGGCATATTTGTCCTGCTGTTGCCGCGTGATTTCGCGCTGCGCCGCCGTTCGGTCGCCGCATACTCCCATAGCGATGCAGTCGTAGGCATCCACTAGTCCATCCCGCGCCAGGCCATCCACCACTTCGCCGTTTCCGTAGCCATACCCGTAACGTGCCTTGGGTAGGTAGAATGGGGCTTGGGACATGCTTTCCATTCCTCCAGCCACAAGCAGCCCAGCGTCGCCAAGGCGAATGGACTGCGCGGCCAATGCCGCTGCTTTCATACTGGACGCGCATACTTTATTGACCGTCGTGCAAATAGTCTCTTTGGCAAGGCCGGCTGATAAAGCTGCCTGACGGGCCGGTGCCTGTCCCAGATTGGCCGACACGACGTTGCCCATGTACACCTCTTCAATGAGTGATGGATCAAGTCCGATCTTTTCCAGAGCGCCCCGAATCGCTTTTCCGCCCAGTTCGGTGGCTGAAATCGAAGCCAGGGTACCTCCAAAACTGCCGATGGGTGTCCGGGCGTTTGCTACTATGAATACTTCCTCCTGCATGCGTCGGTTTGTTGATGATTTTTTCAAAAATACAAATTATCCCTCAGTCACTACCTCACGGGCGCTATTTCTCTACCTGGCTGTGGAGCTTGTCGAGGGTACCTTTAGTACTTTTGCTTAGCCAACAACAGTTTATAAAATCATGAAAATTCGTGAATAACCCTGGACCCATTCTTGGAAAATCAATAATTCAATTGTACGTTTGTAGTGTGGCTCAGGCAAGCCACATTCTTTTTAGTTTTTTACTCTACTAACTTACTATACTAAATAGACTTTTGGAAAATCCCCAGCCTGCCTCTTCCCTCGTGGAAATAGCTGCAAATGCCGAATGGCAGCCTGTAAATGCTGTCAGCATTGCTACGGGCGATCTATCCGAAGATCGTCGGTTGG is from Salmonirosea aquatica and encodes:
- a CDS encoding copper resistance protein NlpE, which produces MKNVWLMLGFVAFVLGSCTSSTNSASNSTDTTITQSVTDQDRSLPDSADYAGTYTGVLPCADCEGIQTEITLHTDKSFIKKTTYLGKKESAVFEKKGTYAWDVSSRTIELKGIEGPNRYTVGENTLTQLDMSGKKVEGSMANLYVLKK
- a CDS encoding porin family protein; this translates as MKKLFIVAVATLLSFAATAQEYDPFFRLGLKAGVNLSNIRGNDLSLGSGSTGFDFKNNDNRSTGFAGGIFMRFGREFYVQPEIMLSQKGGKFDVYKTGLTNDEGELDVRFSNLDIPVLLGYRIAKIFRINVGPVASFRLSDSGKISDSFNKYTEGNTEATFDNNVAIGYQAGIGLDFGRLSLDVRYEGNVNDVVNINYNNASTASKFGKKSNLFQATLGFAIL
- a CDS encoding GtrA family protein is translated as MKQSAVMSTESRTKFLNRKDLIAYFLVAGTGAIVQLVCSSLIQDWFDLTLTQSVWPSYIVSFGVGFVLTKFFAFDARRTNQTRREMVKFVMVAIFSGFVMDLAVRFAVFIANSNFDLIEYQIPHSKKIVDVTGLICYVFGMGCSFISNYTLHKTFTFQSTGFYDRLKTLIK
- a CDS encoding acetyl-CoA C-acyltransferase, whose protein sequence is MQEEVFIVANARTPIGSFGGTLASISATELGGKAIRGALEKIGLDPSLIEEVYMGNVVSANLGQAPARQAALSAGLAKETICTTVNKVCASSMKAAALAAQSIRLGDAGLLVAGGMESMSQAPFYLPKARYGYGYGNGEVVDGLARDGLVDAYDCIAMGVCGDRTAAQREITRQQQDKYAIRSYRRSAEATEKGYLKEEIVPVEVPQRKGETLIMQEDEEYKRVNFDKIPTLRPAFSAEGTVTAANASTINDGGVALILASGSKVKELNLTPLARIVACADAEQEPVWFTTTPIAATRKVLKKAGLTLGDMDYFEVNEAFSVVVLAYMKELGISADQINLFGGAVSLGHPLGVSGARIMGTLLNVLRHKQGRYGLAAICNGGGGASAVILERV